One region of Mus musculus strain C57BL/6J chromosome 3, GRCm38.p6 C57BL/6J genomic DNA includes:
- the Tars2 gene encoding threonine--tRNA ligase, mitochondrial isoform X2 translates to MGLCLRWRRLGFPLPEFRRCELHTVREASAPTPPHWLAERFGLFEELWTAHVKKLASMTQKKARAIKISLPEGQKVDAVAWNTTPYQLAHQISVTLADTAVAAEVNGELYDLDRPLETDCHLRFLTFDSPEGKAVFWHSSAHVLGAAAEQQLGAVLCRGPSTESGFYHDFFLGKERTVRSAELPILERICQELIAAAQPFRRLEASRDQLRQLFKDNHFKLHLIEEKVTGPTATVYGCGMSVDLCRGPHLRHTGQIGALKLLTEQELFFFHELSPGSCFFLPRGTRVYNALVAFIRAEYARRGFSEVKTPTLFSTKLWEQSGHWEHYRADMFSLKPPGTDGVDNSQSGHPARCPKDTLALKPMNCPAHCLMFAHRPRSWRELPVRLADFGALHRAEASGSLGGLTRLWRFQQDDAHIFCAPHQLEAEIQGCLDFLRCVYSVLGFSFHLALSTRPPGFLGEPRLWDQAEQVLQQALEKFGEPWDLNPGDGAFYGPKIDVHLHDALGRPHQCGTIQLDFQLPLRFDLQYKGPAGTPECPVLIHRAVLGSVERLLGVLAESCGGKWPLWLSPLQVVVIPVRTEQEEYARQVQQCLQAAGLVSDLDADSGLTLSRRVRRAQLAHYNFQFVVGQREQSQRTVNVRTRDNRQLGERDLAESVQRLLELQNARVPNAEEVF, encoded by the exons ATGGGTCTCTGTCTGAGGTGGCGCCGGCTTGGGTTCCCACTCCCAGAGTTCCGCCGCTGCGAGCTCCACACCGTGCGTGAG GCCTCTGCACCAACTCCTCCACATTGGTTGGCAGAACGATTTGGCCTTTTTGAGGAGCTATGGACCGCTCACGTGAAAAAGTTAGCAAGTATGACACAGAAGAAAGCCCGGGCTATTAAGATATCACTTCCTGAAGGCCAGAAGGTAGATGCTGTTGCATGGAACACAACCCCTTACCAACTGGCCCATCAGATCAG TGTAACACTGGCTGATACTGCAGTGGCTGCTGAAGTAAATGGAGAACTTTACGATCTGGACCGACCCTTGGAGACAGATTGTCACCTCAGATTTCTGACATTTGATTCCCCAGAGGGCAAAGCG GTGTTCTGGCACTCTAGTGCCCATGTTCTGGGGGCTGCGGCTGAGCAACAACTGGGTGCTGTTCTCTGCCGAGGTCCAAGCACAGAATCGGGCTTTTACCATGACTTCTTCCTGGGAAAAGAACG GACAGTCCGCAGCGCAGAGTTGCCCATTTTAGAGCGGATTTGCCAGGAGCTCATAGCTGCTGCACAGCCTTTCCGGAGGCTGGAGGCTTCACGGGATCAGCTTCGCCAGCTCTTCAAG GACAACCACTTTAAGCTTCATCTGATCGAGGAGAAAGTGACAGGCCCAACGGCAACAGTGTATGG GTGTGGCATGTCAGTTGACCTGTGCCGAGGCCCCCATCTTCGGCACACTGGACAGATTGGAGCACTGAAGCTGCTCACG GAACAGgagctcttcttcttccatgaaCTGAGCCCTGGGAGCTGTTTTTTCTTGCCACGAGGGACAAGAGTCTATAATGCCCTGGTGGCTTTCATCAGG GCTGAGTATGCCCGCCGTGGTTTCTCAGAGGTGAAAACTCCCACGCTGTTTTCTACAAAACTCTGGGAACAGTCAGGGCACTGGGAACACTATAGGGCAGACATGTTTTCCCTGAAGCCCCCTGGCACTGATGGTGTTGACAACTCCCAGAGTGGCCATCCTGCCAGGTGTCCCAAAGACACACTTGCTCTAAAGCCCATGAACTGCCCTGCACACTG CCTGATGTTTGCCCACCGGCCCAGATCCTGGAGGGAACTGCCTGTGCGACTGGCTGATTTCGGAGCCCTGCATCGGGCTGAGGCCTCTGGCAGTCTGGGAGGATTAACGCGGCTGTGGCGCTTCCAGCAGGATGATGCGCACATCTTTTGTGCACCCCATCAG CTGGAAGCAGAGATCCAGGGCTGCCTTGATTTTCTCCGGTGTGTTTACTCGGTTCTTGGTTTTTCCTTCCACCTGGCTTTATCTACCCGGCCACCTGGTTTCCTAGGGGAGCCTCGCCTATGGGACCAGGCTGAGCAG GTTCTACAGCAAGCCTTGGAGAAGTTTGGAGAACCTTGGGACCTCAACCCTGGAGATGGGGCTTTCTATGGGCCTAAG ATTGATGTGCACCTCCACGACGCCCTTGGTCGGCCCCATCAGTGTGGAACAATCCAGCTTGACTTCCAGCTGCCACTGAGATTTGACCTACAATACAAGGG GCCGGCAGGTACCCCAGAGTGTCCAGTCCTTATTCATCGAGCAGTGCTTGGTTCTGTGGAAAGGCTGTTGGGAGTGCTGGCAGAAAGCTGTGGGGGGAAATG GCCCCTGTGGCTGTCCCCGCTCCAGGTGGTGGTCATCCCTGTGAGGACAGAGCAAGAGGAATATGCCAGGCAG GTGCAACAGTGCCTGCAGGCTGCAGGACTTGTGAGTGATCTCGATGCAGACTCTGGACTGACCCTCAGCCGGAGAGTCCGCCGGGCCCAGCTTGCCCACTACAACTTTCAGTTTG TGGTTGGCCAGAGAGAGCAGAGTCAAAGGACAGTGAACGTACGCACGCGAGATAACCGGCAGCTCGGGGAGCGAGACCTGGCCGAGTCCGTGCAGAGACTGCTGGAGTTACAGAACGCCAGGGTCCCCAATGCAGAAGAAGTGTTCTGA
- the Tars2 gene encoding threonine--tRNA ligase, mitochondrial isoform 3 (isoform 3 is encoded by transcript variant 3), translating to MGLCLRWRRLGFPLPEFRRCELHTVREASAPTPPHWLAERFGLFEELWTAHVKKLASMTQKKARAIKISLPEGQKVDAVAWNTTPYQLAHQISVTLADTAVAAEVNGELYDLDRPLETDCHLRFLTFDSPEGKADNHFKLHLIEEKVTGPTATVYGCGMSVDLCRGPHLRHTGQIGALKLLTNSSALWRSLGAPETLQRVSGISFPKVELLRNWEARREAAELRDHRRIGKEQELFFFHELSPGSCFFLPRGTRVYNALVAFIRAEYARRGFSEVKTPTLFSTKLWEQSGHWEHYRADMFSLKPPGTDGVDNSQSGHPARCPKDTLALKPMNCPAHCLMFAHRPRSWRELPVRLADFGALHRAEASGSLGGLTRLWRFQQDDAHIFCAPHQLEAEIQGCLDFLRCVYSVLGFSFHLALSTRPPGFLGEPRLWDQAEQVLQQALEKFGEPWDLNPGDGAFYGPKIDVHLHDALGRPHQCGTIQLDFQLPLRFDLQYKGPAGTPECPVLIHRAVLGSVERLLGVLAESCGGKWPLWLSPLQVVVIPVRTEQEEYARQVQQCLQAAGLVSDLDADSGLTLSRRVRRAQLAHYNFQFVVGQREQSQRTVNVRTRDNRQLGERDLAESVQRLLELQNARVPNAEEVF from the exons ATGGGTCTCTGTCTGAGGTGGCGCCGGCTTGGGTTCCCACTCCCAGAGTTCCGCCGCTGCGAGCTCCACACCGTGCGTGAG GCCTCTGCACCAACTCCTCCACATTGGTTGGCAGAACGATTTGGCCTTTTTGAGGAGCTATGGACCGCTCACGTGAAAAAGTTAGCAAGTATGACACAGAAGAAAGCCCGGGCTATTAAGATATCACTTCCTGAAGGCCAGAAGGTAGATGCTGTTGCATGGAACACAACCCCTTACCAACTGGCCCATCAGATCAG TGTAACACTGGCTGATACTGCAGTGGCTGCTGAAGTAAATGGAGAACTTTACGATCTGGACCGACCCTTGGAGACAGATTGTCACCTCAGATTTCTGACATTTGATTCCCCAGAGGGCAAAGCG GACAACCACTTTAAGCTTCATCTGATCGAGGAGAAAGTGACAGGCCCAACGGCAACAGTGTATGG GTGTGGCATGTCAGTTGACCTGTGCCGAGGCCCCCATCTTCGGCACACTGGACAGATTGGAGCACTGAAGCTGCTCACG AACTCCTCAGCCTTGTGGAGGTCCTTGGGAGCACCTGAGACACTGCAGAGGGTATCAGGAATTTCTTTCCCCAAAGTAGAGTTACTGAGGAACTGGGAAGCTCGAAGAGAAGCAGCAGAGTTAAGAGACCACAGACGCATTGGGAAG GAACAGgagctcttcttcttccatgaaCTGAGCCCTGGGAGCTGTTTTTTCTTGCCACGAGGGACAAGAGTCTATAATGCCCTGGTGGCTTTCATCAGG GCTGAGTATGCCCGCCGTGGTTTCTCAGAGGTGAAAACTCCCACGCTGTTTTCTACAAAACTCTGGGAACAGTCAGGGCACTGGGAACACTATAGGGCAGACATGTTTTCCCTGAAGCCCCCTGGCACTGATGGTGTTGACAACTCCCAGAGTGGCCATCCTGCCAGGTGTCCCAAAGACACACTTGCTCTAAAGCCCATGAACTGCCCTGCACACTG CCTGATGTTTGCCCACCGGCCCAGATCCTGGAGGGAACTGCCTGTGCGACTGGCTGATTTCGGAGCCCTGCATCGGGCTGAGGCCTCTGGCAGTCTGGGAGGATTAACGCGGCTGTGGCGCTTCCAGCAGGATGATGCGCACATCTTTTGTGCACCCCATCAG CTGGAAGCAGAGATCCAGGGCTGCCTTGATTTTCTCCGGTGTGTTTACTCGGTTCTTGGTTTTTCCTTCCACCTGGCTTTATCTACCCGGCCACCTGGTTTCCTAGGGGAGCCTCGCCTATGGGACCAGGCTGAGCAG GTTCTACAGCAAGCCTTGGAGAAGTTTGGAGAACCTTGGGACCTCAACCCTGGAGATGGGGCTTTCTATGGGCCTAAG ATTGATGTGCACCTCCACGACGCCCTTGGTCGGCCCCATCAGTGTGGAACAATCCAGCTTGACTTCCAGCTGCCACTGAGATTTGACCTACAATACAAGGG GCCGGCAGGTACCCCAGAGTGTCCAGTCCTTATTCATCGAGCAGTGCTTGGTTCTGTGGAAAGGCTGTTGGGAGTGCTGGCAGAAAGCTGTGGGGGGAAATG GCCCCTGTGGCTGTCCCCGCTCCAGGTGGTGGTCATCCCTGTGAGGACAGAGCAAGAGGAATATGCCAGGCAG GTGCAACAGTGCCTGCAGGCTGCAGGACTTGTGAGTGATCTCGATGCAGACTCTGGACTGACCCTCAGCCGGAGAGTCCGCCGGGCCCAGCTTGCCCACTACAACTTTCAGTTTG TGGTTGGCCAGAGAGAGCAGAGTCAAAGGACAGTGAACGTACGCACGCGAGATAACCGGCAGCTCGGGGAGCGAGACCTGGCCGAGTCCGTGCAGAGACTGCTGGAGTTACAGAACGCCAGGGTCCCCAATGCAGAAGAAGTGTTCTGA
- the Tars2 gene encoding threonine--tRNA ligase, mitochondrial isoform 5 (isoform 5 is encoded by transcript variant 6), which yields MSVDLCRGPHLRHTGQIGALKLLTNSSALWRSLGAPETLQRVSGISFPKVELLRNWEARREAAELRDHRRIGKEQELFFFHELSPGSCFFLPRGTRVYNALVAFIRAEYARRGFSEVKTPTLFSTKLWEQSGHWEHYRADMFSLKPPGTDGVDNSQSGHPARCPKDTLALKPMNCPAHCLMFAHRPRSWRELPVRLADFGALHRAEASGSLGGLTRLWRFQQDDAHIFCAPHQLEAEIQGCLDFLRCVYSVLGFSFHLALSTRPPGFLGEPRLWDQAEQVLQQALEKFGEPWDLNPGDGAFYGPKIDVHLHDALGRPHQCGTIQLDFQLPLRFDLQYKGPAGTPECPVLIHRAVLGSVERLLGVLAESCGGKWPLWLSPLQVVVIPVRTEQEEYARQVQQCLQAAGLVSDLDADSGLTLSRRVRRAQLAHYNFQFVVGQREQSQRTVNVRTRDNRQLGERDLAESVQRLLELQNARVPNAEEVF from the exons ATGTCAGTTGACCTGTGCCGAGGCCCCCATCTTCGGCACACTGGACAGATTGGAGCACTGAAGCTGCTCACG AACTCCTCAGCCTTGTGGAGGTCCTTGGGAGCACCTGAGACACTGCAGAGGGTATCAGGAATTTCTTTCCCCAAAGTAGAGTTACTGAGGAACTGGGAAGCTCGAAGAGAAGCAGCAGAGTTAAGAGACCACAGACGCATTGGGAAG GAACAGgagctcttcttcttccatgaaCTGAGCCCTGGGAGCTGTTTTTTCTTGCCACGAGGGACAAGAGTCTATAATGCCCTGGTGGCTTTCATCAGG GCTGAGTATGCCCGCCGTGGTTTCTCAGAGGTGAAAACTCCCACGCTGTTTTCTACAAAACTCTGGGAACAGTCAGGGCACTGGGAACACTATAGGGCAGACATGTTTTCCCTGAAGCCCCCTGGCACTGATGGTGTTGACAACTCCCAGAGTGGCCATCCTGCCAGGTGTCCCAAAGACACACTTGCTCTAAAGCCCATGAACTGCCCTGCACACTG CCTGATGTTTGCCCACCGGCCCAGATCCTGGAGGGAACTGCCTGTGCGACTGGCTGATTTCGGAGCCCTGCATCGGGCTGAGGCCTCTGGCAGTCTGGGAGGATTAACGCGGCTGTGGCGCTTCCAGCAGGATGATGCGCACATCTTTTGTGCACCCCATCAG CTGGAAGCAGAGATCCAGGGCTGCCTTGATTTTCTCCGGTGTGTTTACTCGGTTCTTGGTTTTTCCTTCCACCTGGCTTTATCTACCCGGCCACCTGGTTTCCTAGGGGAGCCTCGCCTATGGGACCAGGCTGAGCAG GTTCTACAGCAAGCCTTGGAGAAGTTTGGAGAACCTTGGGACCTCAACCCTGGAGATGGGGCTTTCTATGGGCCTAAG ATTGATGTGCACCTCCACGACGCCCTTGGTCGGCCCCATCAGTGTGGAACAATCCAGCTTGACTTCCAGCTGCCACTGAGATTTGACCTACAATACAAGGG GCCGGCAGGTACCCCAGAGTGTCCAGTCCTTATTCATCGAGCAGTGCTTGGTTCTGTGGAAAGGCTGTTGGGAGTGCTGGCAGAAAGCTGTGGGGGGAAATG GCCCCTGTGGCTGTCCCCGCTCCAGGTGGTGGTCATCCCTGTGAGGACAGAGCAAGAGGAATATGCCAGGCAG GTGCAACAGTGCCTGCAGGCTGCAGGACTTGTGAGTGATCTCGATGCAGACTCTGGACTGACCCTCAGCCGGAGAGTCCGCCGGGCCCAGCTTGCCCACTACAACTTTCAGTTTG TGGTTGGCCAGAGAGAGCAGAGTCAAAGGACAGTGAACGTACGCACGCGAGATAACCGGCAGCTCGGGGAGCGAGACCTGGCCGAGTCCGTGCAGAGACTGCTGGAGTTACAGAACGCCAGGGTCCCCAATGCAGAAGAAGTGTTCTGA
- the Tars2 gene encoding threonine--tRNA ligase, mitochondrial isoform 2 (isoform 2 is encoded by transcript variant 2), translating to MGLCLRWRRLGFPLPEFRRCELHTVREASAPTPPHWLAERFGLFEELWTAHVKKLASMTQKKARAIKISLPEGQKVDAVAWNTTPYQLAHQISVTLADTAVAAEVNGELYDLDRPLETDCHLRFLTFDSPEGKAVFWHSSAHVLGAAAEQQLGAVLCRGPSTESGFYHDFFLGKERTVRSAELPILERICQELIAAAQPFRRLEASRDQLRQLFKDNHFKLHLIEEKVTGPTATVYGCGMSVDLCRGPHLRHTGQIGALKLLTNSSALWRSLGAPETLQRVSGISFPKVELLRNWEARREAAELRDHRRIGKEQELFFFHELSPGSCFFLPRGTRVYNALVAFIRAEYARRGFSEVKTPTLFSTKLWEQSGHWEHYRADMFSLKPPGTDGVDNSQSGHPARCPKDTLALKPMNCPAHCLMFAHRPRSWRELPVRLADFGALHRAEASGSLGGLTRLWRFQQDDAHIFCAPHQLEAEIQGCLDFLRCVYSVLGFSFHLALSTRPPGFLGEPRLWDQAEQIDVHLHDALGRPHQCGTIQLDFQLPLRFDLQYKGPAGTPECPVLIHRAVLGSVERLLGVLAESCGGKWPLWLSPLQVVVIPVRTEQEEYARQVQQCLQAAGLVSDLDADSGLTLSRRVRRAQLAHYNFQFVVGQREQSQRTVNVRTRDNRQLGERDLAESVQRLLELQNARVPNAEEVF from the exons ATGGGTCTCTGTCTGAGGTGGCGCCGGCTTGGGTTCCCACTCCCAGAGTTCCGCCGCTGCGAGCTCCACACCGTGCGTGAG GCCTCTGCACCAACTCCTCCACATTGGTTGGCAGAACGATTTGGCCTTTTTGAGGAGCTATGGACCGCTCACGTGAAAAAGTTAGCAAGTATGACACAGAAGAAAGCCCGGGCTATTAAGATATCACTTCCTGAAGGCCAGAAGGTAGATGCTGTTGCATGGAACACAACCCCTTACCAACTGGCCCATCAGATCAG TGTAACACTGGCTGATACTGCAGTGGCTGCTGAAGTAAATGGAGAACTTTACGATCTGGACCGACCCTTGGAGACAGATTGTCACCTCAGATTTCTGACATTTGATTCCCCAGAGGGCAAAGCG GTGTTCTGGCACTCTAGTGCCCATGTTCTGGGGGCTGCGGCTGAGCAACAACTGGGTGCTGTTCTCTGCCGAGGTCCAAGCACAGAATCGGGCTTTTACCATGACTTCTTCCTGGGAAAAGAACG GACAGTCCGCAGCGCAGAGTTGCCCATTTTAGAGCGGATTTGCCAGGAGCTCATAGCTGCTGCACAGCCTTTCCGGAGGCTGGAGGCTTCACGGGATCAGCTTCGCCAGCTCTTCAAG GACAACCACTTTAAGCTTCATCTGATCGAGGAGAAAGTGACAGGCCCAACGGCAACAGTGTATGG GTGTGGCATGTCAGTTGACCTGTGCCGAGGCCCCCATCTTCGGCACACTGGACAGATTGGAGCACTGAAGCTGCTCACG AACTCCTCAGCCTTGTGGAGGTCCTTGGGAGCACCTGAGACACTGCAGAGGGTATCAGGAATTTCTTTCCCCAAAGTAGAGTTACTGAGGAACTGGGAAGCTCGAAGAGAAGCAGCAGAGTTAAGAGACCACAGACGCATTGGGAAG GAACAGgagctcttcttcttccatgaaCTGAGCCCTGGGAGCTGTTTTTTCTTGCCACGAGGGACAAGAGTCTATAATGCCCTGGTGGCTTTCATCAGG GCTGAGTATGCCCGCCGTGGTTTCTCAGAGGTGAAAACTCCCACGCTGTTTTCTACAAAACTCTGGGAACAGTCAGGGCACTGGGAACACTATAGGGCAGACATGTTTTCCCTGAAGCCCCCTGGCACTGATGGTGTTGACAACTCCCAGAGTGGCCATCCTGCCAGGTGTCCCAAAGACACACTTGCTCTAAAGCCCATGAACTGCCCTGCACACTG CCTGATGTTTGCCCACCGGCCCAGATCCTGGAGGGAACTGCCTGTGCGACTGGCTGATTTCGGAGCCCTGCATCGGGCTGAGGCCTCTGGCAGTCTGGGAGGATTAACGCGGCTGTGGCGCTTCCAGCAGGATGATGCGCACATCTTTTGTGCACCCCATCAG CTGGAAGCAGAGATCCAGGGCTGCCTTGATTTTCTCCGGTGTGTTTACTCGGTTCTTGGTTTTTCCTTCCACCTGGCTTTATCTACCCGGCCACCTGGTTTCCTAGGGGAGCCTCGCCTATGGGACCAGGCTGAGCAG ATTGATGTGCACCTCCACGACGCCCTTGGTCGGCCCCATCAGTGTGGAACAATCCAGCTTGACTTCCAGCTGCCACTGAGATTTGACCTACAATACAAGGG GCCGGCAGGTACCCCAGAGTGTCCAGTCCTTATTCATCGAGCAGTGCTTGGTTCTGTGGAAAGGCTGTTGGGAGTGCTGGCAGAAAGCTGTGGGGGGAAATG GCCCCTGTGGCTGTCCCCGCTCCAGGTGGTGGTCATCCCTGTGAGGACAGAGCAAGAGGAATATGCCAGGCAG GTGCAACAGTGCCTGCAGGCTGCAGGACTTGTGAGTGATCTCGATGCAGACTCTGGACTGACCCTCAGCCGGAGAGTCCGCCGGGCCCAGCTTGCCCACTACAACTTTCAGTTTG TGGTTGGCCAGAGAGAGCAGAGTCAAAGGACAGTGAACGTACGCACGCGAGATAACCGGCAGCTCGGGGAGCGAGACCTGGCCGAGTCCGTGCAGAGACTGCTGGAGTTACAGAACGCCAGGGTCCCCAATGCAGAAGAAGTGTTCTGA
- the Tars2 gene encoding threonine--tRNA ligase, mitochondrial isoform 1 (isoform 1 is encoded by transcript variant 1) codes for MGLCLRWRRLGFPLPEFRRCELHTVREASAPTPPHWLAERFGLFEELWTAHVKKLASMTQKKARAIKISLPEGQKVDAVAWNTTPYQLAHQISVTLADTAVAAEVNGELYDLDRPLETDCHLRFLTFDSPEGKAVFWHSSAHVLGAAAEQQLGAVLCRGPSTESGFYHDFFLGKERTVRSAELPILERICQELIAAAQPFRRLEASRDQLRQLFKDNHFKLHLIEEKVTGPTATVYGCGMSVDLCRGPHLRHTGQIGALKLLTNSSALWRSLGAPETLQRVSGISFPKVELLRNWEARREAAELRDHRRIGKEQELFFFHELSPGSCFFLPRGTRVYNALVAFIRAEYARRGFSEVKTPTLFSTKLWEQSGHWEHYRADMFSLKPPGTDGVDNSQSGHPARCPKDTLALKPMNCPAHCLMFAHRPRSWRELPVRLADFGALHRAEASGSLGGLTRLWRFQQDDAHIFCAPHQLEAEIQGCLDFLRCVYSVLGFSFHLALSTRPPGFLGEPRLWDQAEQVLQQALEKFGEPWDLNPGDGAFYGPKIDVHLHDALGRPHQCGTIQLDFQLPLRFDLQYKGPAGTPECPVLIHRAVLGSVERLLGVLAESCGGKWPLWLSPLQVVVIPVRTEQEEYARQVQQCLQAAGLVSDLDADSGLTLSRRVRRAQLAHYNFQFVVGQREQSQRTVNVRTRDNRQLGERDLAESVQRLLELQNARVPNAEEVF; via the exons ATGGGTCTCTGTCTGAGGTGGCGCCGGCTTGGGTTCCCACTCCCAGAGTTCCGCCGCTGCGAGCTCCACACCGTGCGTGAG GCCTCTGCACCAACTCCTCCACATTGGTTGGCAGAACGATTTGGCCTTTTTGAGGAGCTATGGACCGCTCACGTGAAAAAGTTAGCAAGTATGACACAGAAGAAAGCCCGGGCTATTAAGATATCACTTCCTGAAGGCCAGAAGGTAGATGCTGTTGCATGGAACACAACCCCTTACCAACTGGCCCATCAGATCAG TGTAACACTGGCTGATACTGCAGTGGCTGCTGAAGTAAATGGAGAACTTTACGATCTGGACCGACCCTTGGAGACAGATTGTCACCTCAGATTTCTGACATTTGATTCCCCAGAGGGCAAAGCG GTGTTCTGGCACTCTAGTGCCCATGTTCTGGGGGCTGCGGCTGAGCAACAACTGGGTGCTGTTCTCTGCCGAGGTCCAAGCACAGAATCGGGCTTTTACCATGACTTCTTCCTGGGAAAAGAACG GACAGTCCGCAGCGCAGAGTTGCCCATTTTAGAGCGGATTTGCCAGGAGCTCATAGCTGCTGCACAGCCTTTCCGGAGGCTGGAGGCTTCACGGGATCAGCTTCGCCAGCTCTTCAAG GACAACCACTTTAAGCTTCATCTGATCGAGGAGAAAGTGACAGGCCCAACGGCAACAGTGTATGG GTGTGGCATGTCAGTTGACCTGTGCCGAGGCCCCCATCTTCGGCACACTGGACAGATTGGAGCACTGAAGCTGCTCACG AACTCCTCAGCCTTGTGGAGGTCCTTGGGAGCACCTGAGACACTGCAGAGGGTATCAGGAATTTCTTTCCCCAAAGTAGAGTTACTGAGGAACTGGGAAGCTCGAAGAGAAGCAGCAGAGTTAAGAGACCACAGACGCATTGGGAAG GAACAGgagctcttcttcttccatgaaCTGAGCCCTGGGAGCTGTTTTTTCTTGCCACGAGGGACAAGAGTCTATAATGCCCTGGTGGCTTTCATCAGG GCTGAGTATGCCCGCCGTGGTTTCTCAGAGGTGAAAACTCCCACGCTGTTTTCTACAAAACTCTGGGAACAGTCAGGGCACTGGGAACACTATAGGGCAGACATGTTTTCCCTGAAGCCCCCTGGCACTGATGGTGTTGACAACTCCCAGAGTGGCCATCCTGCCAGGTGTCCCAAAGACACACTTGCTCTAAAGCCCATGAACTGCCCTGCACACTG CCTGATGTTTGCCCACCGGCCCAGATCCTGGAGGGAACTGCCTGTGCGACTGGCTGATTTCGGAGCCCTGCATCGGGCTGAGGCCTCTGGCAGTCTGGGAGGATTAACGCGGCTGTGGCGCTTCCAGCAGGATGATGCGCACATCTTTTGTGCACCCCATCAG CTGGAAGCAGAGATCCAGGGCTGCCTTGATTTTCTCCGGTGTGTTTACTCGGTTCTTGGTTTTTCCTTCCACCTGGCTTTATCTACCCGGCCACCTGGTTTCCTAGGGGAGCCTCGCCTATGGGACCAGGCTGAGCAG GTTCTACAGCAAGCCTTGGAGAAGTTTGGAGAACCTTGGGACCTCAACCCTGGAGATGGGGCTTTCTATGGGCCTAAG ATTGATGTGCACCTCCACGACGCCCTTGGTCGGCCCCATCAGTGTGGAACAATCCAGCTTGACTTCCAGCTGCCACTGAGATTTGACCTACAATACAAGGG GCCGGCAGGTACCCCAGAGTGTCCAGTCCTTATTCATCGAGCAGTGCTTGGTTCTGTGGAAAGGCTGTTGGGAGTGCTGGCAGAAAGCTGTGGGGGGAAATG GCCCCTGTGGCTGTCCCCGCTCCAGGTGGTGGTCATCCCTGTGAGGACAGAGCAAGAGGAATATGCCAGGCAG GTGCAACAGTGCCTGCAGGCTGCAGGACTTGTGAGTGATCTCGATGCAGACTCTGGACTGACCCTCAGCCGGAGAGTCCGCCGGGCCCAGCTTGCCCACTACAACTTTCAGTTTG TGGTTGGCCAGAGAGAGCAGAGTCAAAGGACAGTGAACGTACGCACGCGAGATAACCGGCAGCTCGGGGAGCGAGACCTGGCCGAGTCCGTGCAGAGACTGCTGGAGTTACAGAACGCCAGGGTCCCCAATGCAGAAGAAGTGTTCTGA